A stretch of the Candidatus Cloacimonadota bacterium genome encodes the following:
- a CDS encoding S1 RNA-binding domain-containing protein, with the protein MSDKVRETSSKAALKEMKEDYLRMLEDSFQNTNEIKKGDVVEAPIVTITDNFLIVNLGGKFDAYAEISDYSDEKGTLQLQVGDVLKGYVVDQTDQGYVVGKSLTKQHVDKQSIRDAYEKKIPVQGKVYSVTKGGFSVDILGARAFCPISQISVRPVDDTAAFIGQNLDFMVIECSENCRRIVVSHRQLAEQEANEKKAEALAKLAEGEVVMGKVMRMTSFGAFIDVGGVEGLMHVSEISWQHVIKPQDVLKTGQEIEVKILSIKGDKIALSLKALQENPFTQALSEVKEGDEVNCRVLRLHNFGAFAELKPGVEGLIPVSEMSRNRNIAHPREILKEGDYVQVQILRIDPDTQKISLSLKALQPDPWDKLEEVVSIEKPFTGVVESSTNFGVFVTISDGITGLLPRSRVRKSDTFKSGDEVELMVTAIDRENHRITLDYTDRTPEEIAAASRPRNEDRAPRESRDGGYRGDRDFGGRRGGRSRGDDEWRKYANQKAPVVDDNPFKDL; encoded by the coding sequence GGCGATGTTGTAGAAGCCCCGATAGTTACAATCACGGATAATTTCCTGATCGTAAACTTGGGGGGGAAATTCGACGCCTATGCAGAGATTAGCGATTATTCCGATGAAAAAGGCACTCTCCAGCTTCAAGTAGGAGATGTTCTCAAAGGTTACGTAGTGGATCAGACCGATCAAGGCTACGTAGTTGGCAAAAGCCTCACCAAACAGCATGTGGACAAACAGTCAATCCGTGATGCTTATGAAAAGAAGATTCCGGTGCAAGGAAAGGTCTACTCGGTTACCAAAGGGGGATTTAGCGTTGATATTCTCGGTGCCAGAGCCTTTTGTCCGATATCGCAGATTTCGGTACGCCCGGTGGATGACACCGCCGCATTTATTGGTCAAAACCTTGACTTTATGGTGATTGAGTGCTCGGAAAATTGTCGTAGGATCGTGGTTTCTCACCGTCAATTGGCAGAACAGGAAGCGAACGAGAAAAAAGCGGAAGCTTTGGCAAAATTAGCTGAAGGCGAAGTTGTTATGGGTAAAGTAATGCGCATGACCTCTTTTGGCGCTTTTATAGATGTAGGCGGAGTGGAAGGCTTGATGCATGTATCCGAGATATCTTGGCAACATGTTATCAAACCGCAAGATGTACTTAAGACAGGACAGGAAATAGAAGTGAAGATACTTTCCATAAAGGGAGATAAAATTGCTCTTTCCTTAAAAGCCTTACAAGAAAATCCCTTTACTCAAGCCCTTAGCGAAGTTAAAGAAGGGGATGAAGTAAATTGCCGGGTTTTACGCCTGCACAATTTTGGTGCTTTTGCCGAACTCAAACCCGGAGTGGAAGGTCTGATTCCTGTATCGGAAATGAGCCGCAACCGCAATATTGCCCATCCTCGTGAGATACTCAAAGAAGGGGATTACGTTCAAGTACAAATCCTACGAATAGATCCTGATACACAAAAAATATCTCTTTCACTTAAGGCTTTACAGCCCGATCCTTGGGACAAGCTCGAAGAAGTAGTAAGCATCGAAAAGCCCTTCACCGGAGTGGTGGAATCCTCTACCAACTTTGGTGTATTCGTTACTATTAGCGATGGGATAACCGGTTTGCTGCCTCGCTCTCGTGTGCGTAAAAGCGATACCTTCAAAAGTGGTGATGAAGTGGAACTTATGGTTACCGCTATAGATCGCGAAAACCATAGAATTACTTTAGATTACACCGATCGCACCCCCGAAGAGATTGCTGCTGCCAGCCGTCCCCGCAATGAAGATCGTGCCCCGCGTGAGTCTCGCGATGGCGGATATAGGGGAGATCGTGATTTTGGCGGAAGAAGAGGCGGAAGAAGCCGTGGTGATGATGAATGGCGTAAATATGCCAATCAGAAAGCACCTGTAGTAGACGACAATCCTTTCAAAGATTTATAG
- the lysS gene encoding lysine--tRNA ligase: protein MAENQFIKLRKEKLAKLRLLGIDPYPVQSQRSHKIAQVLKDKESWIESNSIVTLAGRLVAMRRQGKIGFGNIEDDSGKIQLYVSQSELGEENYGLFKLCDAGDFIQASGSLFYTQAGEYSLRCTSIKMLSKNIRPLPAVKEKVVDGKAIRYDEFADIELRYRKRYLDLLLNPAQRKVFELRSRIVSAARRYMDSRGYIEVETPILQPLYGGANARPFITHHNTLDVDLYLRIAVELYLKRLIVGGFERVYEIGKNFRNEGMDRTHNPEFTMMESYEAYSDLNGMMDLVEGLIKHLALDVVGKDTFVYQGHTVHLGAKWRRASMPQLVNEATGMDVLTESEEVLLAFCKKQELDIPEGSAKGKLIALIYEQFVEEKLIEPTFVCDFPKEISPLAKSKPENPLLADRFELIIAGGEFANAFSELNDPLDQRERLEAQARLRAMGDDEANVVDEDFLEALEYGMPPMGGQGIGIDRLVMLLTENDSIKEVILFPQMKPETN, encoded by the coding sequence ATGGCAGAAAACCAGTTTATCAAGCTTCGCAAAGAGAAGCTGGCAAAGCTGCGTTTATTGGGAATAGACCCCTATCCCGTGCAAAGCCAACGTAGCCACAAAATTGCTCAGGTTTTGAAAGATAAAGAATCCTGGATAGAAAGTAACAGCATAGTTACGCTTGCTGGTCGTTTAGTAGCGATGCGCCGTCAAGGTAAAATCGGGTTTGGCAATATTGAAGACGACAGTGGAAAGATTCAGCTTTATGTTTCGCAAAGTGAATTGGGCGAAGAAAACTACGGCTTATTCAAGCTTTGCGATGCCGGAGATTTTATCCAAGCAAGCGGAAGCCTCTTTTACACTCAGGCTGGCGAGTATTCACTAAGATGCACGTCTATCAAGATGCTCAGCAAAAACATCAGACCTCTGCCCGCAGTTAAGGAGAAGGTTGTAGACGGGAAAGCTATCCGTTATGACGAATTTGCCGATATTGAACTGCGCTATCGCAAACGCTACTTGGATCTGCTACTCAATCCCGCTCAGCGCAAAGTATTTGAATTGCGTTCACGGATTGTATCCGCTGCCCGTAGATATATGGATTCGCGGGGATACATAGAGGTAGAAACGCCAATTTTACAGCCTCTGTACGGCGGCGCAAATGCCCGTCCGTTTATTACCCATCACAACACTTTAGATGTGGATTTGTATCTGCGCATAGCGGTGGAGCTTTACCTAAAGCGCCTCATCGTAGGCGGTTTTGAACGTGTTTATGAGATTGGGAAGAACTTTCGTAACGAAGGAATGGACCGCACGCACAATCCGGAATTTACAATGATGGAAAGCTATGAGGCATATTCGGATTTAAATGGCATGATGGATTTGGTGGAAGGCTTGATTAAGCATCTTGCCCTCGATGTGGTGGGCAAGGATACCTTTGTGTATCAGGGACACACCGTGCATTTGGGAGCTAAGTGGCGCCGAGCCTCGATGCCTCAACTGGTGAACGAAGCAACGGGTATGGATGTACTAACAGAAAGTGAAGAGGTACTTCTTGCTTTTTGCAAAAAGCAAGAGCTTGATATTCCGGAAGGAAGTGCCAAAGGAAAATTGATTGCTCTTATCTATGAGCAATTTGTAGAAGAAAAGCTGATAGAGCCTACCTTTGTGTGTGATTTTCCCAAGGAAATCTCTCCGCTTGCCAAATCCAAACCGGAAAACCCCTTATTGGCAGATCGCTTTGAGCTTATTATTGCCGGTGGTGAATTTGCCAATGCCTTCAGCGAGCTAAACGATCCTTTGGATCAACGTGAACGCTTGGAAGCTCAAGCCAGATTGCGTGCTATGGGTGATGACGAAGCCAATGTGGTAGATGAAGATTTCTTAGAAGCCTTAGAATATGGGATGCCACCTATGGGAGGACAGGGAATCGGTATAGATCGCTTGGTGATGTTGCTTACGGAGAACGATTCCATCAAAGAAGTGATTTTATTTCCTCAGATGAAACCAGAAACAAATTGA
- a CDS encoding Na/Pi cotransporter family protein — MTILQLINFFGGLALFIFGMNKMSDNLHAVAGNEMRRILKMLTNTPLKGVIVGLSVTALIQSSSATTVMMIGLVNTGMMTLNQAVGVVMGANIGTTITAQLIAFNIGHYAFVFIIAGVCLLLIRKSRRMERWSQIIIGFGLLFIGLNVMSSAILPLRESAIAQNFMVRIAANPLLGILTGTIFTMLIQSSSASVGIVIVLANSGLIPFEGALYLVFGDNIGTTITAWLAGIGSNYTARRVALVHSLFNTFGTILFGLLTYFGIYTLIINRITPGDVFAGVNLARHVANAHTFFNIFNTLICLPFAGLFARIASSIIPKDKIDTLSLGEPKHLNYHVIGDSELAINQSFKEMREMLRLVRMGLIVSYEAFKDKNYKKQIRVSRIEAAIDSLQREVTLYLVAVNERTNADDIIQKIPALLHTVNDIEKIGDYTEEVNRILNYQITMQKQPLCPEFAAMIDDLHAKVMFMLDLCVDYLENMKDDFSYKIIEMEGRINEQHRNLRTKILSEIQNGECDAAGGLNTIDYLDQAEVIADKLKNLVKAGSHKFIYKQHSDFPIDEDEDNITDQLI, encoded by the coding sequence ATGACCATATTACAGCTGATCAACTTTTTCGGAGGCTTAGCGCTTTTTATCTTTGGCATGAATAAGATGAGCGACAATTTGCATGCCGTCGCCGGTAATGAGATGCGCAGAATCTTAAAAATGCTTACCAATACTCCCTTAAAAGGAGTTATTGTAGGTCTTTCAGTAACCGCCTTAATCCAAAGCTCATCTGCAACTACAGTTATGATGATTGGCTTGGTTAATACGGGGATGATGACGCTCAATCAGGCGGTTGGAGTAGTGATGGGGGCGAATATTGGTACTACAATTACTGCTCAGCTAATTGCCTTTAACATCGGACACTATGCCTTTGTATTCATCATTGCCGGAGTATGCTTGTTACTAATTCGTAAGAGCAGAAGGATGGAACGGTGGAGTCAGATTATTATCGGATTTGGTCTATTGTTTATTGGATTAAACGTGATGTCTTCTGCCATCCTGCCCTTGCGAGAATCTGCAATTGCTCAAAACTTCATGGTGAGGATTGCCGCAAATCCTCTTTTAGGTATTCTAACTGGAACCATCTTTACCATGCTCATCCAAAGTTCATCAGCATCAGTGGGAATTGTGATTGTTCTGGCCAATAGTGGTTTAATTCCTTTTGAGGGAGCCCTATATTTGGTATTTGGCGATAATATCGGTACCACAATTACTGCTTGGTTAGCAGGGATCGGAAGCAATTATACCGCTCGACGAGTAGCCTTAGTTCACTCTTTATTTAACACATTTGGGACAATTTTGTTTGGCTTATTAACATATTTCGGGATATATACGTTAATCATTAACCGGATCACGCCGGGTGATGTTTTTGCCGGCGTGAACCTTGCCCGGCATGTTGCCAATGCTCATACCTTCTTCAATATATTTAATACTCTTATTTGCTTGCCTTTCGCCGGTTTATTTGCCCGCATAGCAAGTAGCATAATACCCAAAGATAAAATCGATACCCTAAGTTTGGGCGAGCCCAAACATCTCAATTACCATGTTATTGGCGATAGTGAATTGGCGATTAACCAATCGTTCAAAGAAATGCGCGAAATGCTGAGATTGGTACGCATGGGACTGATTGTTAGCTATGAAGCCTTTAAGGATAAGAACTATAAAAAACAGATCAGAGTAAGTAGAATCGAAGCAGCTATCGACAGTTTACAGCGTGAAGTTACGCTATATCTGGTGGCGGTTAATGAGCGTACCAATGCGGACGATATCATCCAGAAGATACCCGCTTTGTTGCATACGGTGAACGATATTGAAAAGATCGGCGATTATACCGAAGAAGTAAACCGTATTCTCAATTATCAAATCACCATGCAAAAACAGCCGCTTTGTCCTGAATTTGCCGCCATGATAGACGATCTGCACGCCAAAGTGATGTTTATGCTGGATCTTTGTGTGGATTATTTGGAGAACATGAAGGATGACTTTAGCTATAAGATCATTGAAATGGAAGGCAGAATAAACGAACAACACCGAAACCTGCGAACCAAGATTCTTAGCGAAATCCAAAATGGCGAATGCGACGCCGCAGGTGGATTAAATACCATCGACTATCTGGATCAGGCGGAAGTGATTGCAGATAAGCTTAAGAATTTGGTGAAAGCAGGGAGTCATAAATTTATCTATAAGCAGCACAGTGACTTTCCCATAGATGAAGATGAGGATAACATTACCGATCAATTAATATAA
- the lpxK gene encoding tetraacyldisaccharide 4'-kinase yields MKPADFAEKHLLNRSLLSFLLYPASLCYASLMRWRRNLYAHKGYRAPFKVISIGNLVIGGSGKTPIAIAICNALHQKGLRVAYASRGYKSGLEQQAKLVWDGSKLFFNAHDAGDEAVMAAKMLSGIPVFSGAKRKQVLMLVHQIFPNLDAIILDDAFQHLKVARDLDIIVFDTELALGNGFTIPAGYLREDLSALDSRSICLLHQKPGSTRNPSLEKRLRSTGAKVYQIQSSCKHIYKNSIEIDPKTLESENITVVSGIANPRSLEQGLAQMGIRYQKHLRFGDHHSFIDDASRNTILNDTSKYIICTAKDAVKLKTLVGSKMLVISLSTTLPEDLINSIISTINR; encoded by the coding sequence GTGAAGCCTGCAGATTTTGCCGAAAAGCATCTTCTTAATAGATCACTACTAAGCTTCCTGCTATATCCAGCAAGTCTTTGCTACGCTTCATTGATGAGGTGGAGGCGAAACTTGTATGCCCACAAAGGTTATCGTGCCCCCTTCAAAGTAATCAGCATTGGAAATCTGGTTATTGGCGGCAGCGGTAAAACGCCTATTGCCATTGCTATATGTAATGCCCTACACCAAAAAGGCTTAAGAGTTGCTTATGCCTCACGTGGCTACAAATCTGGATTGGAGCAACAAGCAAAACTGGTTTGGGATGGCTCCAAGCTGTTTTTCAATGCACATGATGCAGGTGATGAGGCCGTTATGGCAGCAAAAATGTTGTCCGGAATTCCTGTATTTTCAGGAGCTAAGCGCAAGCAAGTTTTGATGCTAGTTCACCAAATCTTTCCCAATCTGGATGCCATTATTCTGGATGATGCCTTCCAACACCTCAAAGTAGCACGAGACTTAGATATTATCGTTTTCGATACAGAGCTTGCCTTAGGCAATGGCTTTACTATTCCGGCGGGCTATCTCCGAGAAGATCTCTCGGCTCTAGATTCTCGCAGCATTTGCTTGCTACATCAAAAACCAGGTAGTACTCGAAATCCCAGTTTGGAAAAACGATTGCGCTCCACAGGTGCTAAAGTATATCAGATTCAAAGTTCTTGCAAGCATATTTATAAGAACTCTATTGAAATTGATCCTAAAACCTTAGAGAGTGAAAACATCACGGTGGTTTCCGGCATTGCCAATCCTCGCTCTTTAGAACAAGGGCTTGCCCAAATGGGTATCCGATATCAAAAACACTTACGCTTTGGTGATCACCACAGTTTTATTGATGATGCCTCCCGCAACACCATTCTCAACGATACTTCAAAGTACATTATCTGCACGGCCAAAGATGCAGTTAAACTAAAGACTCTGGTGGGTAGCAAAATGTTGGTAATTAGCCTAAGTACAACCCTTCCCGAAGATTTGATAAATTCCATAATATCCACCATAAACCGATAA
- a CDS encoding response regulator has protein sequence MIKVICIVDDEEELVKNLKIEIQALRPEWEIHTFSDGLKALQMIMSGKVDLVLTDIAMPDMDGYELFWRVKDYNEKIPVIMMTGFGYDPNHVLVRAKVDGLKDVIFKPFDVEKLVTLIDRKISAK, from the coding sequence ATGATTAAAGTAATATGCATTGTAGACGATGAAGAAGAACTGGTTAAAAACCTCAAGATAGAAATCCAAGCTCTGCGCCCGGAGTGGGAAATCCACACCTTTTCCGATGGACTTAAGGCTCTGCAAATGATTATGAGCGGGAAAGTGGACTTGGTGCTTACCGATATTGCTATGCCAGATATGGACGGCTACGAGCTGTTTTGGCGTGTGAAAGATTACAACGAAAAGATTCCAGTTATAATGATGACGGGTTTTGGCTACGATCCCAATCATGTCTTGGTACGAGCCAAAGTTGATGGACTTAAGGATGTAATTTTCAAGCCCTTTGATGTGGAAAAACTTGTAACCTTAATCGATCGCAAGATATCAGCGAAGTGA
- a CDS encoding phosphoribosylaminoimidazolesuccinocarboxamide synthase — protein sequence MHDKLIKLASVKNFKRGKVRDLYDLGETLLIVTSDRISAFDVVFPNLIPDKGRILNGISTYFFKNTKHIVNNHFITDNPAEYPEALHPFKDFLAERSMLVKKTRVIPFECIVRGYISGSAWKEYKRTGTVGGMMIAEDMHESQKFPKALFTPSTKANEGHDVNISYREMLSYTDEWIARFLKDKSLELYSYAHNLLKKSDVILADTKFEFGAIGNQILLIDECLTPDSSRFWELSSYEIGASPNSFDKQFIRNYLNDIAWDRQSAPPILPDSVISQTREKYLAMYKTITGNELT from the coding sequence ATGCATGATAAACTCATCAAACTGGCTTCGGTAAAAAACTTCAAACGCGGAAAGGTCCGCGATCTATACGATCTGGGCGAGACCCTGCTGATTGTTACCAGCGATCGGATTTCCGCTTTCGATGTGGTGTTTCCCAATCTGATTCCTGATAAGGGACGCATCCTAAACGGTATCTCTACTTATTTCTTCAAAAATACCAAGCACATTGTAAACAATCACTTTATAACAGACAACCCTGCCGAATATCCTGAAGCATTGCATCCATTTAAGGATTTCTTGGCAGAACGATCGATGCTGGTTAAGAAGACCCGGGTAATACCCTTTGAGTGTATTGTGCGTGGCTACATAAGTGGTTCTGCTTGGAAAGAGTATAAACGAACCGGAACTGTGGGAGGCATGATGATTGCCGAAGACATGCATGAAAGTCAGAAGTTCCCCAAAGCTCTTTTTACCCCATCAACAAAAGCAAATGAAGGTCACGACGTAAATATCTCATATCGGGAAATGCTATCTTATACAGATGAATGGATTGCCCGTTTTCTGAAAGATAAATCTTTAGAATTGTACAGTTACGCCCACAACCTGCTTAAAAAGTCAGATGTGATTTTGGCCGATACCAAGTTCGAATTTGGGGCTATTGGCAATCAAATATTACTTATTGATGAGTGTCTCACTCCAGATTCTTCCAGATTTTGGGAATTATCTAGCTACGAGATTGGTGCTTCCCCCAATAGCTTCGATAAACAATTTATTCGTAACTATTTGAACGATATTGCTTGGGATAGGCAGTCAGCTCCGCCAATACTGCCCGATAGCGTAATCTCGCAAACTCGAGAGAAATATTTGGCTATGTATAAAACCATTACGGGAAATGAACTGACATGA